The Microplitis mediator isolate UGA2020A chromosome 8, iyMicMedi2.1, whole genome shotgun sequence genome has a window encoding:
- the LOC130672728 gene encoding trimeric intracellular cation channel type 1B.1: MDPEAFLDLANQVIKLKMFPYFDIAHSVLCALHVREDLGPGAQAFSRKHPISCWLSTMLVVFAGGMLCNGLLGEPILAPLKNTPQVFVATVVWYVIFYTPFDIGYKVAKFLPVKILFSAMKEIYRCKKVYDGVTHAGKLYPSAYLIMILIGTLKGNGAGFTKLFERLIRGVWTPTAMEFMQPSFPTKACMVASIIFVLDKKTDLISAPHALVYFGIVIFFIYFKLSSILLGIHDPFVPFENLICQIFFGGLMDRFTKLFGRGQAKDEKADAKKNN; the protein is encoded by the exons atggATCCCGAGGCATTTTTAGATTTGGCCAATCAggtcattaaattaaaaatgtttccGTATTTCGATATCGCACATAGTGTATTGTGTGCGCTGCACGTCAGAGAGGATTTAGGACCCG gGGCACAAGCATTTTCACGTAAACATCCGATATCATGTTGGCTGTCAACAATGCTAGTTGTATTTGCCGGTGGTATGTTATGCAATGGATTATTAGGTGAGCCAATATTGGCCCCATTGAAAAATACACCCCAAGTATTTGTCGCAACGGTAGTATGGTATGTGATATTTTATACGCCCTTCGATATTGGTTACAAAGTTGCTAAATTTTTAcctgttaaaattttattctctgcAATGAAAGAAATATACAG atgTAAAAAAGTTTACGATGGTGTTACACACGCCGGAAAATTATATCCAAGTGCATATCTTATTATGATACTTATTGGTACACTTAaag gtAACGGAGCTggatttacaaaattatttgaacGTCTCATTCGAGGTGTTTGGACACCGACTGCAATGGAATTTATGCAACCTAGTTT ccCAACTAAAGCATGTATGGTTGCATCTATAATATTTGTCTTGGACAAAAAGACTGATTTAATATCCGCGCCACATGCTCTTGTATACTTTGGTATTGTTATATTCTTTATATACTTCAag ttatcATCAATTCTACTGGGTATCCATGATCCATTTGTACCATTTGAGAACCTTATCTGCCAAATATTCTTCGGCGGACTAATGGATcgttttacaaaattattcgGACGTGGACAAGCCAAAGATGAAAAAGctgacgcaaaaaaaaataactaa
- the LOC130672952 gene encoding inositol-3-phosphate synthase 1-A produces MAINIRVDSPNIKYTEEFIQAKYEYQTTKITENNKNNVTLSPESHKLLIRTQVKLPRIGVMLVGWGGNNGTTFTAAVLANKLKLKWETVHGVHDANWYGSITQSSTLLLGCVGHEEIYAPMNSFLPMINPDDIEIDGWDISDMNIADAMKRAKVLDINIQNQLKSHLSKYVPRKSVYSPDFIAANQKERANNLITGTKSEQLKQIRADINDFKSTKNLDKVIVLWTANTERFAEIITGVNDNADNLLKSIADDHSEISPSTLFAVAAAYEGCTYINGSPQNTFVPGLIEFAEKKNIFIAGDDFKSGQTKLKSVLVDFLVTAGIKPVSVVSYNHLGNNDGYNLSAPQQFRSKEISKSNVVDDMVLSNNILYKPGEKPDHCVVIKYVPYVGDSKRAMDEYTSELMLGGHNTIAVHNTCEDSLLATPIILDLIILAELCSRITIKRIDNDDDSNSNDGFITFQSVLSLLSYLCKAPLVPAGAPLVNALFRQRAAIENILRACLSLPPNNNMMLEHRFKF; encoded by the exons ATGGCAATAAATATTCGTGTTGATTCaccaaatattaaatatactgAAGAATTTATTCAAGCTAAATATGAATATCAAACAACTAAAattactgaaaataataaaaataatgttact ttatcacCAGAGTCGCATAAATTATTGATACGGACTCAAGTTAAATTACCAAGAATAGGAGTTATGCTTGTAGGATGGGGCGGTAATAATGGCACTACATTTACCGCAGCTGTATTAGCTaacaaattgaaattaaaatgggAAACAGTACATGGTGTCCATGATGCTAATTGGTATGGATCAATAACTCAATCATCAACTTTATTACTTGGCTGCGTAGGTCATGAAGAAATATACGCACCTATGAATTCTTTTTTGCCGATGATTAATCCGGATGACATTGAAATTGACGGATGGGATATATCAGATATGAACATTGCTGATGCGATGAAACGCGCTAAGGTTCtagatattaatattcaaaatcaaTTGAAATCACATTTGTCGAAATATGTACCGAGAAAAAGCGTTTATTCTCCTGATTTCATTGCTGCCAATCag AAAGAGCGtgcgaataatttaataactggTACAAAATCAGAGCAACTGAAGCAAATCCGCGCTGATATAAACGATTTCAagtcaactaaaaatttagacaAAGTAATAGTTTTATGGACAGCAAATACTGAAAGATTTGCTGAAATAATAACAGGAGTCAATGACAAtgctgataatttattaaaatccaTTGCCGATGATCATTCAGAAATAAGTCCAAGTACTTTGTTTGCTGTAGCTGCTGCCTATGAAGGCTGTACTTATATTAATGGATCACCACAAAATACATTTGTACCCGGCTTAATTGaatttgctgaaaaaaaaaatatatttattgccGGTGATGATTTCAAATCTGGCCAAACAAAATTAAAGTCCGTATTGGTTGACTTTTTGGTTACCGCTGGTATTAAACCAGTGTCTGTTGTCAGTTATAATCATCTTGGTAATAATGACGGTTATAATTTATCAGCACCGCAGCAATTTAGATCTAAAGAAATATCTAAAAGTAATGTCGTTGACGATATGGTTTTATCAAACAATATTCTATACAAACCGGGTGAAAAACCAGATCATTGtgttgtaattaaatatgtgCCATATGTTGGAGATAGTAAACGTGCTATGGATGAGTACACATCAGAATTAATGTTAGGGGGCCATAATACAATCGCTGTTCATAATACTTGTGAAGATTCATTATTAGCAACTCCTATTATTCTGGACTTAATTATTTTGGCTGAATTATGCTCTCGTATTACAATCAAACGCATTGATAATGATGACGATTCTAACAGCAACGACGGATTCATTACTTTCCAAAGTGTATTGTCACTGCTTTCGTACTTATGCAAAGCGCCGTTAGTTCCCGCTGGCGCCCCATTGGTTAACGCATTGTTCAGACAACGTGCGGCCATTGAAAATATACTGAGAGCTTGTTTGAGTCTACCgcctaataataatatgatgCTGGAACatcgttttaaattttaa
- the LOC130672951 gene encoding putative ankyrin repeat protein RF_0381 has translation MSNNITNMAALNNNIINRKLSNAVHRGDYDEVNKLIKIIKETDYINLWYDFSYLLLCDSIKKGHTSIAILLLNNHANINPPNNDNNNNESALYLAIENAEYEIVKIIVEKGADVNEIIKYGDYKGSSLLHVAFDNNEYEIVKLLINYNIDINRIDSESKSCIFYTNQLTDLNIIELLFKNGANINIRDLDNNTPLFNAVCSSSFAIVNLFIKYGAQVNVKNKYNMTPLHFAVQNSSWKIIECLILNNSNINSADLKGLTPLHTAIMNGFAGNIKNLIYYGADVNAKDINGETPLNYAVQQEDMEDVIEELLKRNADVNCCDNNGLRPLHSAADAAFDEYIEILLDYGADIEAVDNEGRTALHMTDSFDNNYHLRWESVPLMFKLFKDHIYKLKSVNFYVGEDNFKIINDYYGDKIDVTDNFIENCFKEIEKMKKFKIGNTGIFYYDILKKSRHQVSKYSMLKDIEDAFKSLEYVNYFPLYRGLLKKSFDSAVKRKIILSVDKYNFIGNLFPLLPEHCVDEIISYLGDNDLKNAIESCY, from the coding sequence ATGTCTAATAATATAACAAACATGGCTGCATTGAATAACAACATAATAAATCGTAAATTATCGAATGCTGTTCATCGAGGTGACTATGAcgaagttaataaattaattaaaataataaaagaaactgattacataaatttatggtacgattttagttatttattgttatgtGATTCGATAAAAAAAGGCCACACTTCAATAGCCatattactattaaataaCCACGCAAATATAAACCCAccaaataatgataataacaacaacgAATCAGCTCTTTATTTAGCAATTGAAAATGCCGAGTACGaaatagttaaaataattgttgaaaaagGTGCTGAcgtaaatgaaattataaaatatggtGATTATAAAGGAAGTTCATTATTACACGTCGCATTTGATAACAATGAATACgaaatagtaaaattattaataaactacAATATCGATATTAACAGAATTGATAGTGAATCAAAATCGTGTATATTTTACACAAATCAATTAACAGATTTGAATATTATCGAACTATTATTCAAAAATGGCGccaatataaatattagagATTTAGACAATAATACGCCTCTATTTAATGCCGTATGTTCGTCATCGTTCgcaattgtaaatttatttataaaatatggcGCCCaagtaaatgtaaaaaataaatataatatgacGCCATTACATTTCGCAGTACAAAATTCATCatggaaaataattgaatgtttaattttaaataattcaaatataaattctgCTGATTTGAAAGGTTTGACTCCTTTACATACCGCGATAATGAACGGGTTTGCcggtaatattaaaaatcttatttattaTGGCGCTGATGTTAATGCTAAAGATATTAATGGCGAAACTCCTCTTAATTATGCCGTTCAACAAGAAGATATGGAAGATGTTATTGAAGAATTATTGAAACGTAATGCTGATGTTAATTGTTGTGATAATAACGGATTGAGGCCTTTACATTCTGCGGCAGATGCTGCATTTGATGAATATATCGAAATATTATTAGACTATGGTGCAGACATTGAAGCTGTTGATAATGAAGGCCGTACCGCATTGCATATGACTGATAGTTTtgacaataattatcatttgaGATGGGAAAGTGTACCGTTGAtgttcaaattattcaaagatcatatttacaaattgaaaagtgttaatttttatgttggagaagataattttaaaattattaacgatTATTATGGTGATAAAATAGACGTTACggataattttatagaaaattgtttcaaagaaatagaaaaaatgaagaaGTTCAAAATTGGAAATAcgggaattttttattatgatatttTGAAGAAATCGAGGCATCAAGTGTCAAAGTATTCAATGCTTAAAGATATTGAGGATGCTTTTAAAAGCCTGGagtatgttaattattttccgCTTTATCGGggattattgaaaaaatcttttgattctgcagttaaaagaaaaataattttatctgttgataaatataattttattggtaatttGTTTCCTTTATTACCGGAACACTGTGTTGATGAAATAATTAGTTATCTTGgtgataatgatttaaaaaacgcTATTGAgtcttgttattaa
- the LOC130673523 gene encoding uncharacterized protein LOC130673523, whose amino-acid sequence MKWFIKILWLMYLIINNKIDIGNGLVPPYSLEIQKQMGETLESCFSDRLNTVITTADLIDVYQQASWHSINLNVIIIDDNYKSNNTLLFPNSLPSYILPANSVQKLEATLHKLKSLPSWNIASLFLIISSSDNKNCDDDASSKVLELLWEMDLLSSFYICPDQPTAGNDDTKLILIYTYNPFTNYAPYPWQEVFPLVDKPNERWTLFKQPYLKEKITCPNVTFDKTKFLNGHPITVIGNPILKSNFTSNKIYNVTSLQDKFPYGYAIFFRTLFTYLNVTPLINYEHYSLYAKNPTDGFVSVFVNTSHDLGMNKRFLSDSFDHRVDVLNSYMENGFLILTQKRSFISAFDEVFNSNNYRIIVIIFIVLFITFLIITVNNNYQYGKALIDILRLIISTSLITPLDKLSLRIIFLVSFLSVFTWVPTIQGNISASLAKPERRNVNVLRDLLELKYHVYYNPVLHSSIISLGLWSISDQNKYLHTIDYSNFDCYDKVLNDSSNACIAFSVRQLDAALKYNLYVSHNLRFKSYFEYSTRINWSLKKKIEKYAVRLKQFGILDYWDNQGLYIPLRKIKMIENIETATQYKQLAIDDLLFAFIFLAGGLFISGIAFGIEWVVNFAYSNLGTRKRLFNLRQKLVFVDGRIFVSNEYV is encoded by the exons atgaaatggtttataaaaattttgtggcTTATGTACCTgattatcaacaataaaattgacatAGGAAATGGTCTAGTACCTCCATATTCTTTAGAAATTCAAAAGCAAAtg gGAGAGACACTTGAGTCATGTTTCTCTGATCGTCTTAATACTGTCATTACAACAGCAGACTTGATTGATGTATACCAGCAAGCATCATGGCACTCGATTAATTTAAACGTGATTATAATTGACGATAACTATAAATCAAATAATACACTACTATTTCCTAATTCATTACCAAGCTACATATTGCCAGCGAATTCAGTTCAAAAACTTGAAGCTACTCTACACAAATTAAAGTCCTTGCCGTCGTGGAATATCGCGTCACTATTTTTAATCATCAGCAGTAGTGACAACAAGAACTGTGATGACGATGCGTCATCAAAAGTGCTGGAATTGCTATGGGAAATGGATTTACTGTCATCATTTTACATTTGTCCTGATCAGCCTACTGCTGGAAATGACGACACAAAGCTCATATTGATATATACTTACAATCCATTTACAAATTACGCACCCTATCCGTGGCAAGAAGTATTCCCTTTGGTTGATAAACCTAATGAGCGATGGACGCTCTTTAAGCAGCCATATCTCAAAG aaaaaataacatgCCCCAATGTTACCTTCGATAAAACGAAATTTCTCAATGGCCATCCTATAACTGTCATAGGTAACCCTATTCTGAAGTCAAACTTTACTTCTAATAAAATCTACAACGTCACCAGTTTACAAGATAAATTTCCCTACGGATACGCAATATTTTTTCGTACATTATTCACTTATCTAAATGTAACTccgttaattaattacgagCACTACAGTCTTTACGCTAAAAATCCAACCGACGGTTTTGTTTCCGTTTTCGTTAATACTTCCCACGATCTCGGTATGAATAAACGATTTCTTAGTGACTCTTTCGATCATCGCGTTGATGTTTTGAATTCGTATATGGAAAATGGCTTTTTAATCCTCACGCAAAAGCGCAGCTTCATCTCTGCTTTTGATGAAGTTttcaatagtaataattaccgaATAATCgtcataatatttattgtattatttattacatttttaatcattactgttaataataattatcagtaTGGTAAAGCACTTATAGATATTCTAAGACTAATTATTAGCACAAGTTTAATTACTCCTTTGGATAAATTGTCTTtgcgtattatttttttagtaagcTTTTTATCGGTATTTACTTGGGTTCCTACAATTCAAGGAAATATTTCAGCATCTTTAGCTAAACCCGAAAGACGAAACGTAAATGTGCTAAGAgatttacttgaattaaagtaTCATGTTTATTATAATCCAGTGTTGCATAGTAGTATTATTAGTCTTGGATTGTGGTCAATTTCggatcaaaataaatatttacatactaTTGATTACTCTAATTTCGATTGTTACGATAAAGTTTTAAATGATTCAAGTAATGCTTGCATTGCATTTAGTGTTCGTCAATTAGATGCggcattaaaatataatttgtatgttTCACATAATTTAAGATTCAAATCATATTTTGAATACTCGACGAGAATTAATTggtcattgaaaaaaaaaattgaaaaatatgctGTGAGGTTGAAACAATTTGGAATTCTTGATTATTGGGATAACCAGGGATTATATATTccgttaagaaaaattaaaatgattgaaaatattgaaactGCAACACAGTATAAACAATTGGCAATTGATGATCTATTATttgcgtttatttttttagcaggTGGTTTGTTTATTTCGGGAATAGCTTTTGGGATTGAATGGGTGGTAAATTTTGCTTATAGTAACTTGGGTACTCGGAAAAGACTATTCAACTTAAgacaaaaattagtttttgttGATGGcagaatttttgtttccaatGAATATGTTTAG
- the LOC130672996 gene encoding poly [ADP-ribose] polymerase-like: MDELEQEKIHDAKIKELIENCSALKMDPALKSKAYVYTTPEKRYSMIWTKEESQNGEKMYYYYRVQILGLFENDHNEEKNYILKQNWGTFDTVNHRTRSESLPLSFCITKFMIQTTERSRNYVFAKIKDNDINNSELPLSIRELIIRYIFDIDFLKRMMEEHTFDVKNIIIEFITITDEFKDIRTKLSNYRSKNYALASATDAQLEAQYKIIREFLNKKITCQSNGDDNNKTFSLMNFYYKQLHTTINVLDRNDERYKIIVKYFENTKSENHSHMRLTIDNVFVIERPCDNDRYTKNLENKKLLWHGTNVSNVPSILYEGFRTTKARHGMFGTGIYFANSVSKSAGYCEAGKHGVIFLCEVALGNVMGCHGPQYGMNIYEELPERFNSICGKGMWSPDPSDSVTIDGDVVVPCGKLTTSYSTGTTLQHDEFIVYNPAQIKMRYLVSVNFK, from the coding sequence atggaTGAACTTgagcaagaaaaaatacaTGACGCAAAAATAAAGGAATTAATTGAGAATTGCTCAGCATTAAAAATGGATCCAGCGCTAAAATCAAAAGCTTATGTGTACACGACACCTGAAAAAAGATATTCAATGATTTGGACAAAAGAAGAATCACAAAATGgcgaaaaaatgtattattattatagagtGCAAATACTTGGACTATTTGAAAACGATCATAACGaagagaaaaattatatacttaAACAAAATTGGGGTACTTTTGATACTGTTAATCATCGCACACGTTCTGAATCATTACCACTGTCATTTTGCATTACAAAATTCATGATTCAAACAACCGAACGAAGTAGAAATTATGTGTTTgctaaaataaaagataatgatattaataatagtgAATTACCATTATCAATTCGTGAGCTTATCATAAGATATATATTTgacattgattttttgaaaagaatGATGGAAGAACATACAtttgatgttaaaaatataataattgaattcaTTACAATAACAGATGAATTTAAAGATATTAGAACTAAATTATCTAATTATCGATCAAAGAATTATGCTCTGGCATCAGCCACAGACGCTCAACTTGAAGCtcagtataaaataatacgtgaatttttgaataaaaaaattacatgtcAATCCAATggtgatgataataataaaacttttagtttaatgaatttttattacaagcaATTGCACACGACAATAAATGTACTCGATAGGAATGATGAacgttataaaataattgtaaaatattttgaaaacactAAATCAGAGAACCATAGTCACATGCGATTAACTATAGATAATGTTTTTGTCATTGAAAGACCTTGTGATAATGACAGATATactaaaaatttggaaaataagaAACTACTTTGGCATGGGACCAATGTCTCTAATGTTCcgtcaattttatatgaaggTTTTAGAACAACTAAAGCTCGACATGGAATGTTTGGTACTGGAATATACTTTGCAAATTCAGTATCCAAATCAGCAGGTTATTGTGAGGCTGGAAAGCACGGTGTTATATTTTTGTGTGAAGTTGCGTTGGGTAACGTTATGGGATGTCATGGACCACAATACGGTATGAATATTTATGAAGAATTACCAGAAAGGTTTAATTCAATTTGCGGTAAAGGTATGTGGTCACCTGACCCAAGTGATAGTGTTACTATTGATGGAGATGTTGTTGTACCTTGTGGTAAACTTACCACATCTTATTCAACTGGTACTACTTTACAGCATGatgaatttattgtttataatccAGCGCAAATAAAAATGCGTTATCTTGTATCAGtcaattttaagtaa
- the LOC130673270 gene encoding poly [ADP-ribose] polymerase 1-like, which translates to MDELEQEKLQEAKMKELIENCSALKMDPALESKAYVYTTPEKKYSMIWTKEESHNGEKMYYYYRVQILGLFENDPDQDYILEQNWGAFDTINHRQRSESLPLSVCIKKFNIQATERSRNYVFAKIKDNNINNSELPLSIRELIIKYLFDSDFLARMMEDHTVDVKNKVIELIKITDEPITIRTELSANQSKKKRFELKITKLEAKYDRIREFLDKKITCQSNGDDNDNKSFSLMNFYYKQLNTTINVLDRNDERFKIIEKYFENTKSMHRDQLQYKIDNVFVIEKPCDNDRYTKNFENKKLLWHGTGPSNIPSIVYDGFKTPAAPRSFFGTGIYFSNSVSKSATYCGFRKDGVIFLCEVALGKIMESHSHSYTMNTNKELPFGVNSIYVRGTWSPDPDDCVTIDGDVVVPYGKLGIENSNSRFSNHDEFIVNNPAQIKMRYLVSVISY; encoded by the coding sequence atggaTGAACTTgagcaagaaaaattacaagaaGCAAAAATGAAGGAATTAATTGAGAATTGCTCAGCATTAAAAATGGATCCAGCGCTAGAATCAAAAGCTTATGTGTACACGacacctgaaaaaaaatattcaatgatttGGACAAAAGAAGAATCACATAATGgcgaaaaaatgtattattattatagagtGCAAATACTTGGATTATTTGAAAACGATCCTGATCAAGATTATATACTTGAACAAAATTGGGGTGCTTTTGATACTATTAATCATCGCCAACGTTCTGAATCATTGCCACTGTCAgtatgcattaaaaaatttaacattcaAGCAACCGAACGAAGTAGAAATTATGTGTTTgctaaaataaaagataataatattaataatagtgAATTACCATTATCAATTCGTGagcttatcataaaatatttatttgacagTGATTTTTTGGCAAGAATGATGGAAGATCATACAgttgatgttaaaaataaagtaattgaattaattaaaataacagaTGAACCTATCACTATTAGAACTGAATTATCTGCGAATCAATCAAAGAAAAAGCGTTTTGAACTTAAAATCACAAAACTTGAAGCTAAGTATGATAGAATACGTGaatttttggacaaaaaaattacatgtcAATCCAATggtgatgataatgataataaatcttttagcttaatgaatttttattacaagcaATTGAACACGACAATAAATGTACTCGATAGAAATGATGaacgttttaaaataattgaaaaatattttgaaaataccaAATCAATGCACCGTGATCAATTGCAATATAAAATAGATAATGTTTTTGTCATTGAAAAACCTTGTGATAATGACAGAtacactaaaaattttgaaaataagaaattactTTGGCATGGAACCGGACCTTCTAATATTCCGTCAATTGTATATGACGGTTTTAAAACACCTGCAGCTCCAAGGAGTTTTTTTGGTACTGGAATATACTTTTCAAATTCAGTTTCCAAATCAGCAACTTATTGTGGTTTTAGAAAAGACGGTGTTATATTTTTGTGTGAAGTTGCGTTGGGTAAAATTATGGAATCTCATAGTCATTCATACACAATGAATACTAATAAAGAATTACCATTTGGAGTTAATTCAATTTACGTTAGAGGTACGTGGTCACCTGACCCAGATGATTGTGTTACTATTGATGGAGATGTTGTTGTGCCTTATGGTAAGCTTgggatagaaaattcaaattctcgTTTTTCAAATCATGatgaatttattgttaataatccAGCACAAATAAAAATGCGTTATCTTGTATCAgttatttcttattaa
- the LOC130673271 gene encoding uncharacterized protein LOC130673271 → MAIGLDIMAAPFNWSTGKLDLDRAGWMTPGTVHRENIFGRARTDLDDPLKPLFSLPVLQKGIVKFARSDLAKDAGQSVYPYFDSQEVVTDPSFPLGGIGLFKRGTEGFGGFVAPKIYTANIIKDHIQYTVNNMLQQTIYK, encoded by the exons ATGGCAATAGGCTTAGATATAATGGCCGCTCCATTTAATTGGAGTACTGGTAAATTAGATCTCGACAGAGCCGGTTGGATGACTCCGGGAACTGTTCATCGAgaaaatat ctTTGGTCGAGCAAGAACAGATCTTGATGATCCACTTAAACCACTATTTAGTTTACCGGTTCTACAAAAAGGAATTGTTAAATTCGCAAGATCAGATTTAGCTAAAGATGCTGGACAAAGTGTTTATCCATATTTTGATTCGCAAGAAGTAGTAACAGATCCCAGTTTTCCATTGGGCGGTATTGGATTATTTAAAAGAGGTACTGAAGGTTTTGGTGGTTTCGTTGcaccaaaaatatatacagCAAATATTATAAAGGATCATATTCAATATACCGTAAACAATATGTTGCAGcagactatatataaatag